In one window of Leifsonia sp. NPDC080035 DNA:
- a CDS encoding PP2C family serine/threonine-protein phosphatase, whose amino-acid sequence MAAANRAAAVSHIGKIRSNNQDSGYAGRDLFVVADGMGGHAGGDVASAIAVTRIREADREYETASEAEFALQSALIAANSLLAETVFEHPELTGMGTTVSALIRVGDRIALAHIGDSRIYLYRDGELKQVSTDHTFVQRLVDSGRITEEEAMVHPRRSVLMRVLGDVDASPEIDTWILETQPGDRWLICSDGLSGVVKNDDLKNALAAKEGPKQVADKLLKQSLDAGAPDNVTAVILDIADVSRGEVLKEPLTVGSAAAPLQFGEPKPAARASRLPTLRLHPIRPATGPTHFEPQSEDYLDELIEEDERRARRRRLTWMIGLAAVVVAIVLAVLFGYQWTQSRFFVGESPAGKVAIFQGVQQNLGPIVLSHVYEESDVTVKSLPAYDKQLVQGTINADDLAAAQAIVDQLSDAVKK is encoded by the coding sequence GTGGCAGCAGCGAATCGCGCGGCGGCCGTCTCCCACATCGGGAAGATCCGTTCGAACAACCAGGACTCGGGCTACGCAGGCCGGGACCTGTTCGTCGTCGCCGACGGAATGGGAGGCCACGCCGGCGGTGACGTCGCGAGCGCGATCGCGGTGACCCGCATCCGCGAGGCCGACCGCGAGTACGAGACGGCCTCCGAGGCGGAGTTCGCGCTGCAGTCGGCGCTGATCGCGGCGAACTCCCTGCTCGCCGAGACCGTGTTCGAGCACCCGGAACTGACCGGGATGGGCACCACGGTCAGCGCCCTCATCCGCGTCGGCGACCGGATCGCCCTCGCACACATCGGCGACTCCCGCATCTACCTGTACCGCGACGGCGAGCTCAAGCAGGTCTCCACGGACCACACGTTCGTCCAGCGCCTCGTCGACAGCGGCCGCATCACCGAGGAGGAGGCGATGGTCCATCCGCGCCGCTCCGTGCTGATGCGCGTGCTCGGCGACGTGGACGCCTCCCCCGAGATCGACACCTGGATCCTGGAGACGCAGCCGGGCGACCGCTGGCTGATCTGCTCCGACGGCCTGAGCGGCGTCGTCAAGAACGACGACCTGAAGAACGCCCTCGCTGCCAAGGAGGGGCCGAAACAGGTCGCCGACAAGCTGCTGAAGCAGAGCCTCGACGCCGGCGCTCCGGACAACGTGACGGCGGTCATCCTCGACATCGCCGACGTGTCGCGCGGCGAAGTCCTCAAGGAGCCGCTGACGGTGGGCTCCGCCGCCGCGCCGCTGCAGTTCGGCGAGCCCAAGCCGGCCGCGCGCGCGTCCCGGCTCCCGACGCTGCGCCTGCATCCGATCCGTCCAGCGACGGGTCCGACGCACTTCGAGCCGCAGTCGGAGGACTACCTCGACGAGCTGATCGAAGAGGATGAACGCCGCGCTCGCCGTCGGCGACTGACGTGGATGATCGGGCTCGCCGCGGTGGTCGTGGCGATCGTGCTCGCCGTGCTTTTCGGCTACCAGTGGACCCAGTCCCGCTTCTTCGTCGGCGAATCCCCGGCCGGCAAGGTCGCCATCTTCCAGGGTGTGCAGCAGAACCTGGGCCCCATCGTCCTCTCGCACGTCTACGAGGAGTCGGATGTGACCGTCAAGAGCCTCCCCGCTTACGACAAACAGCTTGTGCAGGGGACCATCAACGCGGACGACCTCGCCGCGGCCCAAGCGATCGTGGATCAGTTGAGCGATGCCGTCAAGAAGTGA